In the genome of Tannockella kyphosi, one region contains:
- a CDS encoding deoxyguanosinetriphosphate triphosphohydrolase family protein — translation MIKNKFEKEAMNELHPNYEIAITRSFPLYQRENDIRGEFGRDYTRILFSQGYRRLKHKTQVFFAPENDHVCTRSEHVNLVESISYTISKFLGLNEELTKCIAIGHDLGHAPFGHGGESIIKEIGSKHQQNIFFHERNSLHFIDSIETLEDDNHIRQNLNLTYAVRDGIISHCGEVNQRNIMRRNEVICLDDYTKPGQYAPYTWEGCVVKMSDKIAYLARDIEDALRLNIINQESVDIVKNEINLICEKPFDAINNGTVVNYFILDVCKNSSLETGITLSKEAHTVMKLLMKYNYQNIYLIDRVKVHKQYVSLILNSIFDLLYKCHQDDDFMKSLKSLETNYPKLMSSYLHWVIKYGNVEKPICYQNKILYNFSNTQSTVQCILDFISGMSDVYIISIFQELLEF, via the coding sequence ATGATAAAAAATAAATTTGAAAAAGAAGCAATGAATGAACTTCATCCAAATTATGAAATAGCAATAACAAGAAGTTTTCCTTTGTATCAAAGAGAAAATGATATAAGAGGCGAGTTTGGGAGAGATTATACTCGTATTTTATTTAGCCAAGGATATCGACGTTTAAAACATAAGACACAAGTATTTTTTGCACCAGAAAATGATCATGTTTGTACTCGTAGTGAACATGTTAATTTAGTAGAATCAATTAGTTATACAATCAGTAAGTTTTTAGGGTTAAATGAAGAGTTAACGAAATGTATTGCAATCGGACATGATTTAGGTCATGCACCTTTTGGTCATGGAGGAGAGTCTATTATTAAAGAAATAGGAAGTAAACATCAACAAAATATATTCTTTCATGAAAGAAATAGTTTACACTTTATAGATTCTATTGAAACTCTTGAGGATGATAATCACATACGACAAAACTTAAATTTAACATATGCAGTACGTGATGGAATTATTAGTCATTGTGGTGAAGTAAACCAAAGGAACATAATGCGCCGTAATGAAGTTATTTGCCTAGATGATTACACAAAACCTGGTCAATATGCCCCATATACATGGGAGGGATGTGTTGTTAAGATGAGCGATAAAATAGCTTATTTAGCACGTGATATCGAAGATGCTTTACGATTGAATATTATTAATCAAGAATCTGTAGATATAGTTAAGAATGAAATTAATCTTATTTGTGAAAAACCTTTTGACGCTATTAATAATGGAACAGTAGTAAATTATTTTATATTAGATGTTTGTAAAAACAGTAGTCTAGAAACAGGGATTACTTTATCAAAAGAAGCACATACAGTAATGAAGCTACTGATGAAGTATAATTATCAAAATATTTATTTAATTGATAGAGTAAAGGTTCATAAACAATATGTATCTTTAATATTAAATTCTATTTTTGATTTGTTATATAAATGTCATCAAGATGATGACTTTATGAAATCATTAAAGTCATTAGAAACTAATTATCCAAAACTAATGTCAAGTTATCTTCATTGGGTAATTAAATATGGTAATGTTGAAAAACCAATATGTTATCAAAATAAAATACTATATAATTTCTCAAATACTCAAAGTACAGTACAATGTATTTTAGACTTTATTTCTGGTATGAGTGATGTTTATATTATTTCTATCTTTCAAGAACTGTTAGAATTTTAA
- a CDS encoding homoserine O-succinyltransferase, with product MPIKISNDLPAREVLEDENIFFMDEIRAATQNIRPLQLLIINIMPTKIITETQLLRMLSNSPLQMTVDWVHMESHESKNTSFKHLDSFYHTFQEVKENRYDGMIITGAPVEKLEFEDVDYFKELQEILEWSKKHVFSSFFICWGSQAALYHYYGINKHLLDEKLTGVYLHHTTSDKMTRKILRGFDYQFYAPQSRHTSIDEKSLEKCDDLEVLASSKETGPYLIAAKDGSKFFVTGHPEYDNDTIHKEYLRDLAISSDATMPKNYYMDDDASKEILVRWKSHAYLLFANWLNYYVYQDTPFNLDELENR from the coding sequence ATGCCAATTAAAATATCAAACGATCTACCTGCAAGAGAAGTATTAGAAGATGAAAATATTTTCTTCATGGATGAAATTAGAGCAGCAACACAAAACATCCGTCCTTTGCAGCTATTAATTATAAATATCATGCCTACTAAAATAATTACAGAAACACAATTACTACGTATGCTATCGAATAGTCCTTTACAAATGACAGTTGATTGGGTTCATATGGAAAGTCATGAATCAAAAAACACATCATTTAAACATTTAGATTCTTTTTATCATACTTTTCAAGAAGTTAAAGAAAATCGTTATGATGGAATGATTATTACTGGAGCACCAGTAGAAAAATTAGAATTTGAAGATGTAGATTATTTTAAAGAATTACAAGAAATCTTAGAGTGGTCTAAAAAACATGTATTTAGTTCATTTTTTATATGTTGGGGTAGCCAAGCTGCACTATATCACTACTATGGGATTAATAAACATCTTTTAGATGAAAAGCTAACTGGTGTGTATTTGCATCATACAACTAGTGATAAAATGACAAGAAAGATATTAAGAGGATTTGATTATCAGTTTTATGCACCACAATCAAGACATACTTCAATTGATGAAAAATCACTTGAAAAATGTGATGACTTGGAAGTTTTAGCTAGTTCTAAGGAAACAGGACCATATTTAATTGCTGCCAAAGATGGTTCTAAGTTTTTTGTAACAGGACATCCTGAATATGATAATGATACGATTCATAAAGAATATTTGCGTGATCTAGCTATTTCTAGTGATGCTACTATGCCTAAAAATTATTATATGGATGATGATGCGAGTAAGGAAATACTAGTGAGATGGAAAAGTCATGCTTATTTATTGTTTGCTAATTGGTTAAATTATTATGTATATCAAGATACACCATTTAATCTTGATGAATTAGAAAATAGATAA
- a CDS encoding TIGR00266 family protein, producing MQFKVVGEPMPVAIVSLSQGETIVTESGAMSWMSDNIQMETKGGGVGKMLGRAFSGESLFLNRYTAQGPNQEIALASCLPGCIRPYEITPNKSIIVQKGGFLAAEATVELSIHYKKKLGASLFGGEGIIMQKISGNGTALIEIDGYAIDYDLIAGQKLIVDTGYVVVMDETCTMDVVTVPGVKNMLFGGEGIFNTVITGPGRVTVQTMPVSSLAGTIIPFLPRPTK from the coding sequence ATGCAATTTAAAGTAGTGGGAGAACCAATGCCTGTAGCAATCGTTTCATTATCACAAGGAGAAACAATAGTCACAGAAAGTGGTGCAATGAGTTGGATGAGTGACAATATTCAAATGGAAACAAAAGGTGGTGGTGTTGGAAAAATGTTAGGAAGAGCCTTTTCTGGAGAAAGTTTATTTTTAAACCGTTATACAGCACAAGGACCTAATCAAGAAATCGCATTAGCATCCTGTTTACCAGGATGCATACGTCCTTATGAGATTACTCCTAATAAATCTATCATTGTTCAAAAAGGTGGATTTTTAGCAGCAGAAGCAACTGTTGAATTATCAATCCACTATAAAAAGAAACTAGGTGCTAGTTTGTTTGGTGGAGAAGGTATCATTATGCAAAAGATTTCCGGAAATGGAACTGCCTTAATAGAAATTGATGGTTATGCGATTGACTATGATTTAATAGCAGGTCAAAAATTAATTGTGGATACAGGATATGTAGTAGTTATGGATGAAACTTGTACAATGGATGTTGTAACAGTACCAGGAGTTAAAAATATGTTATTTGGAGGAGAAGGTATTTTCAATACAGTGATAACTGGACCAGGGCGAGTAACAGTACAAACGATGCCAGTATCTAGTTTAGCGGGAACGATTATTCCATTTTTACCAAGACCAACAAAATAA